One part of the Lycium ferocissimum isolate CSIRO_LF1 chromosome 8, AGI_CSIRO_Lferr_CH_V1, whole genome shotgun sequence genome encodes these proteins:
- the LOC132067348 gene encoding uncharacterized protein LOC132067348, with amino-acid sequence MMVAMLTSHDCIGAIDGTHVKARLPQGQEIPYIGRKGYPTQNILAVVDFNMCFTFAWAGWEGAAHDSRIFAEALRREELNFPHPRGNKYYLVDAGYSHMKGYMAPYKGNNKCSRAHIWRLESKMVYFERHAILSH; translated from the exons ATGATGGTTGCGATGCTCACAAGCCAT GACTGTATTGGAGCAATTGATGGCACACATGTTAAAGCTAGATTACCGCAAGGTCAAGAGATACCATATATTGGACGTAAAGGTTATCCGACTCAAAATATTCTCGCCGTTGTTGATTTTAATATGTGTTTTACATTTGCATGGGCTGGGTGGGAAGGAGCAGCTCACGATAGTCGTATATTTGCTGAGGCCCTTCGTAGAGAAGAGCTCAACTTTCCACATCCACGCGGAAACAAATATTATCTAGTTGATGCAGGATATTCACACATGAAAGGATACATGGCTCCGTACAAAGGAAATAAT AAATGTAGTAGAGCGCACATTTGGCGTTTGGAAAGCAAGATGGTCTATTTTGAGAGACATGCCATACTATCACATTGA